Proteins from a single region of Verrucosispora sp. NA02020:
- a CDS encoding flavin reductase, which produces MPATRAANVVPTARCRDHVASRPTWRCRACGTAWPCGRAKRDLLAEYGTRRTDLLVYLAILWEEALRQLTERHPGTGPAELHERFVGWLPPRTPSR; this is translated from the coding sequence GTGCCCGCGACCAGAGCGGCGAACGTCGTACCCACCGCACGCTGCCGGGACCATGTGGCGTCCCGCCCCACCTGGCGGTGCCGAGCCTGCGGGACCGCCTGGCCGTGCGGGCGGGCGAAGCGGGACCTCCTCGCCGAGTACGGCACCCGCCGCACCGATCTGCTGGTCTATCTGGCGATCCTCTGGGAGGAGGCGCTCCGGCAGCTCACCGAGCGGCACCCGGGGACCGGCCCGGCGGAACTGCATGAGCGGTTCGTCGGCTGGCTGCCACCCCGAACACCCTCCCGCTGA